One genomic window of Carassius gibelio isolate Cgi1373 ecotype wild population from Czech Republic chromosome A10, carGib1.2-hapl.c, whole genome shotgun sequence includes the following:
- the LOC128021150 gene encoding WD repeat-containing protein 74-like, whose product MAAKSQICSIWLGSETGILKGVSLTKKQAFNFCEMSCLSRDQEVCVMAWGDPHESEVLVGSVNGTVKTFSTDKGIFTASRECGDPSQGRFTGLAVTDSSMITCVESGLLKVWKEGSTETVEVNVGNGVCRMQQNQSQRHHVATGGKENPLKVWDLERPDKPIFTAKNVAHDWLDMRVPVWVRDIGFIPDSDKIVTCTGHHQVRVYDPSTPQRRPVLEAQFGEYPLTALSLPASQGTVVVGNTHGELAILDLRKGLVCGCLKGLAGAVRGLQCHPSLPLVASCGLDRFLRVHSLEDRSLQHKVYLKSRLNCVLLSSRELESSNADVSGDVEEVKAEEDEVWDTMETVTEKAKKRAAQKDEATVTGVDANKEKKASKKKKKVM is encoded by the exons ATGGCTGCTAAAAGCCAAATATGCTCAATATGGCTCGGGTCTGAAACTGGAATATTAAAAG GGGTAAGTTTAACCAAAAAGCAGGCGTTTAACTTTTGTGAGATGAGCTGCTTGAGTCGAGATCAGGAGGTGTGTGTGATGGCGTGGGGAGACCCTCACGAGTCAGAg GTGTTAGTGGGCAGTGTGAACGGCACTGTGAAGACTTTCAGCACAGACAAGGGAATCTTCACAGCGAGCAGAGAGTGTGGAGATCCTTCACAGGGCAGATTCACAGGACTGGCTGTCACTGACAG TTCAATGATTACATGTGTGGAGTCAGGACTGCTGAAGGTTTGGAAGGAAGGAAGCACAGAAACC GTTGAGGTAAATGTTGGAAATGGAGTATGCAGAATGCAACAGAACCAATCACAGCGCCATCATGTGGCCACAGGGGGTAAAGAGAACCCACTGAAAGTCTGGGATCTAGAGAGACCAGATAAGCCAATATTCACAGCCAAAAAT GTTGCTCATGACTGGTTGGATATGCGAGTGCCCGTGTGGGTGAGAGACATTGGCTTCATCCCAGATTCAGATAAAATAGTCACATGCACTGGACACCATCAG GTGCGTGTGTATGACCCCTCGACGCCTCAGAGAAGGCCGGTGTTGGAGGCTCAGTTCGGAGAGTACCCGCTCACAGCACTCTCTCTTCCTGCCAGCCAGGGCACAGTGGTCGTGGGCAACACTCACGGGGAGCTCGCCATCCTTGACCTCCGGAAAG GGCTTGTGTGTGGGTGTCTTAAGGGTCTGGCAGGGGCAGTGCGGGGGCTGCAGTGCCATCCTTCCCTCCCATTGGTGGCCTCTTGTGGTTTAGATCGTTTTCTGAGAGTACACAGCCTGGAGGACCGGTCCTTACAGCACAAG GTATATCTGAAGTCACGACTCAATTGCGTACTGCTGTCTAGCAGAGAACTGGAG TCATCAAATGCTGATGTTAGTGGAGATGTAGAAGAGGTGAAAGCAGAGGAAGATGAGGTTTGGGATACCATGGAAACAGTGACGGAGAAGGCAAAAAAGAGGGCCGCCCAGAAAGACGAAGCAACTGTTACTGGAGTAGAtgcaaacaaagaaaagaaagctagtaaaaaaaaaaaaaaagtgatgtaa
- the LOC128021151 gene encoding protein cornichon homolog 2-like — protein sequence MAFTFAAFCYMLTLVLCAALIFFVIWQIIAFDELRTDFKNPIDQSNPTRARERILNIERICNLLRRLVVPEYSIHGLFCLMFMCAGEWVTLGLNIPLLLYHLWRFFHRPADGSEVMYDPVSVMNADILNYCQKESWCKLGFYLVSFFYYLYSMVYALVSF from the exons ATGGCCTTCACCTTTGCGGCCTTTTGCTACATGTTAACACTCGTGCTGTGTGCTGCCCTCATCTTCTTCGTCATCTGGCAG ATTATTGCTTTTGATGAGCTGCGCACAGACTTCAAAAATCCCATCGATCAGAGCAACCCCACGAGAGCG AGGGAAAGAATATTGAACATCGAAAGAATCTGCAACCTCCTTCGAAGG ctGGTGGTTCCAGAGTATTCCATCCACGGGCTGTTCTGTCTGATGTTCATGTGTGCAGGGGAGTGGGTAACTCTGGGCCTTAACATCCCCCTGCTCCTCTATCACCTCTGGAG GTTTTTCCACCGTCCTGCAGATGGGTCTGAGGTTATGTATGATCCAGTGAGTGTGATGAATGCAGATATTCTGAATTACTGCCAAAAGGAGTCCTGGTGCAAGCTAGGCTTCTACCTTGTGTCCTTTTTCTACTATCTGTACAG TATGGTGTATGCTTTGGTCAGCTTTTAA
- the LOC128021153 gene encoding FAU ubiquitin-like and ribosomal protein S30, producing the protein MQLFVRGQTLHPVHLNGSETVAHIKAQVEALEGLACDEQVISFCGVPLEDETLICQSGIEEFNTLEVSSRLLGGKVHGSLARAGKVRGQTPKVDKQEKKKKKTGRAKRRIQYNRRFVNVVPTFGKKKGPNANS; encoded by the exons ATGCAGCTGTTCGTTCGTGGCCAGACTTTGCACCCTGTTCATCTGAATGGCTCAGAGACTGTTGCCCATATCaag GCTCAGGTCGAAGCCTTGGAGGGTCTGGCCTGTGATGAGCAGGTGATTTCTTTCTGTGGCGTTCCTCTGGAGGATGAGACACTGATTTGTCAGTCTGGGATTGAGGAGTTCAACACTCTTGAGGTCTCATCGAGACTGTTAGGAG GCAAAGTCCACGGTTCCCTGGCAAGAGCAGGCAAAGTCAGAGGACAAACTCCCAAG GTGGACAAgcaagagaagaaaaagaaaaagactggCAGGGCAAAGAGAAGAATTCAGTACAATCGGCGCTTTGTAAATGTTGTCCCTACGTTTGGCAAAAAGAAAGGGCCAAATGCCAACTCATAA
- the LOC128021152 gene encoding 39S ribosomal protein L49, mitochondrial, producing MSASIRSMSLTVCRVARAVYRASNPATRSLSTGACLRTESNPAEGSRGFIESREEFRFVERLIPPSRIPTPPEHDGPAPSGWIPASASPPSLPYMIRRSRMHNVPVYSDIKHGNQHSTLLRKVEGEIWALNKDVKEFLRGLTGKEPPTQVNEVTGTIRIKGQFDKELKEWLLKKGF from the exons ATGTCTGCCTCCATCAGAAGCATGTCTCTGACAGTCTGCCGTGTTGCGAGAGCTGTTTACAGAGCTTCTAATCCAGCCACACGTTCACTGAGTACTGGAGCTTGCTTAAGA acAGAAAGCAACCCTGCTGAAGGATCACGGGGCTTCATTGAATCCAGAGAGGAGTTCAGGTTTGTGGAGAGACTTATTCCTCCTTCACGAATCCCAACTCCACCTGAACATGATGGTCCTGCACCGTCAGGATGGATCCCAGCATCAG CTTCACCACCTTCACTGCCTTACATGATCCGTCGCTCCCGAATGCACAATGTGCCTGTATATTCAGACATCAAGCATGGGAATCAGCACAGCACTCTGCTCAGAAAGGTTGAGGGAGAAATATGG GCCCTGAATAAGGATGTTAAGGAATTCCTGCGGGGGCTTACAGGCAAAGAGCCTCCAACACAGGTCAATGAAGTAACTGGGACCATCAGAATTAAAGGGCAGTTTGATAAAGAGCTGAAGGAGTGGCTACTGAAGAAGGGCTTTTAA
- the LOC128021155 gene encoding zinc finger HIT domain-containing protein 2 produces the protein MDPVVRRKIPACVRSLLTDSSAKEEEYLSDWPEIDSESVTTKDGIALPIRGTNEPLLTPANGTEGGTTASSIKPCGLCLSNPSCYTCPRCNIPYCGLACYRSQNHSSCSEEFYKESVLQELKSQGVSDEEGKSKMQEILLRLRQSAESEGGIENLLRNLGDDETSVTEKDTHALELLSQLAEIQSSGDEKSHEVQEILAELRDIEVGSDEEEADLAEKFAGLDIDSLSEEELWSLLSAQEKEKFERLVNEGSIGGLVVLWSPWWERHQKDTKALVEELESENDEEMHDMNVEKDKKVSSNKVKSDKSLRSSIPPISAKIAPLHTLSSNPSPLVQYNLINALYGYTFSLCLYNGEISEMLHEFCKAVLSISDGLGAGRVYNSVSEALDAGIRAVSAGGYFDREDPLAPLRAVEAVAHILTGESREDAVGYSLSALSQLRTALSKAKASVPKEDEQMRRAYFQAGKKCEFFQSWVKENPKVLRSLAGCVWTDYEKREMERMTLEGEKKCLEKRWEKSRGKGGLIEEIE, from the coding sequence ATGGATCCCGTTGTTAGACGTAAGATCCCTGCGTGTGTTCGTTCATTACTCACTGATAGTTCAGCAAAGGAGGAAGAATACTTAAGCGACTGGCCTGAAATAGATTCTGAATCAGTTACCACCAAAGATGGGATTGCACTTCCCATAAGAGGGACTAATGAACCTCTCCTGACACCTGCTAATGGAACAGAGGGTGGAACTACTGCATCATCAATCAAACCATGCGGGCTTTGCTTATCCAACCCCTCCTGTTACACTTGTCCAAGGTGTAACATCCCATATTGCGGCCTGGCTTGTTACAGGAGCCAGAATCACTCTTCATGCTCAGAGGAGTTTTACAAAGAGTCTGTGCTGCAGGAGCTGAAATCCCAAGGTGTCTCAGATGAGGAGGGGAAAAGCAAGATGCAGGAAATTCTGCTCCGGCTCAGACAGAGTGCAGAAAGCGAGGGAGGGATAGAGAATTTGTTAAGGAACTTGGGAGATGATGAAACTAGTGTGACCGAAAAAGACACTCATGCTTTGGAGCTGCTTTCTCAGTTAGCAGAGATTCAATCTAGTGGGGATGAAAAAAGTCACGAGGTGCAAGAAATACTAGCAGAACTCAGAGATATTGAAGTAGGGAGTGATGAAGAGGAAGCTGATTTAGCTGAAAAGTTTGCAGGCCTGGATATCGACTCTCTTTCAGAAGAAGAACTCTGGTCGTTGTTATCAGCCCAGGAAAAGGAAAAATTTGAGAGACTGGTGAATGAAGGTAGTATTGGTGGACTGGTTGTCCTGTGGAGCCCTTGGTGGGAACGGCATCAGAAAGATACTAAAGCACTAGTCGAGGAACTTGAGTCTGAGAATGATGAAGAAATGCATGATATGAATgttgaaaaagacaaaaaagttaGTAGCAATAAAGTGAAATCAGACAAATCACTGAGAAGTTCAATCCCTCCAATAAGTGCCAAAATTGCTCCTCTTCACACACTATCTTCAAACCCATCTCCTCTAGTGCAGTACAACCTGATCAACGCTCTTTATGGATACACCTTCTCGCTTTGTCTCTATAATGGAGAAATCTCAGAGATGTTGCATGAGTTCTGTAAGGCAGTGCTCTCCATTTCAGATGGTTTGGGTGCCGGACGGGTCTACAACTCTGTCTCTGAGGCTCTTGACGCAGGAATAAGAGCTGTATCTGCAGGAGGATACTTTGATCGTGAGGACCCTTTAGCTCCACTTCGAGCTGTGGAAGCGGTGGCTCATATTCTGACTGGAGAGAGCAGAGAGGACGCTGTTGGATATTCACTGTCAGCTTTGTCCCAGCTGCGCACAGCTTTGAGCAAAGCAAAGGCTTCTGTTCCAAAGGAAGACGAGCAGATGAGGCGGGCGTATTTCCAAGCTGGAAAGAAGTGTGAGTTTTTTCAGTCGTGGGTGAAAGAGAATCCCAAAGTTTTGAGGAGTCTGGCGGGATGTGTGTGGACGGACTATGAGAAAAGGGAGATGGAGAGGATGACATTAGAGGGAGAGAAGAAATGTTTGGAAAAGAGATGGGAAAAAAGTAGAGGTAAAGGTGGATTGATAGAAGAGATTGAGTGa
- the tm7sf2 gene encoding delta(14)-sterol reductase TM7SF2, with the protein MKPNKKKARNSDEREFGGALGATCIPVFLPLTVLYLLSVCRSPAASVLQWPPPLTPAAHLWDPLAAVLIGGWLALQSFLYLLPIGKVSEGLVLRDGSRLKYPINGFHALSITAVLLLVCLWLGMPLGYLFELILPLAVCAIGVSYLLSMYLYIRSFWAPQHALSLGGNTGNPLYDFFMGRELNPRIGDFDLKYFCELRPGLIGWVVINLGMLMKEVELRGSPSLAMLLVNGFQLLYVTDALWNEEAVLTTMDIVHDGFGFMLAFGDLAWVPFTYGLQAMFLVVHPQSLSTLGAAGIILLNGIGYYIFRKSNSQKNQFRRDPTHKSVAHLETIATATGKRLLVSGWWGFVRHPNYLGDLLMALAWSLPCGMSHILPYFYVIYFTILLIHREARDEKHCRAKYGLAWDTYCRRVPYRIIPYIY; encoded by the exons ATGAAGCCTAACAAGAAAAAAGCAAGGAATTCAGATGAAAGGGAATTTGGAGGTGCTCTTG GTGCCACCTGCATCCCTGTGTTCCTGCCTCTGACAGTTCTGTACCTGCTGAGTGTGTGTCGGTCTCCAGCAGCCAGTGTCCTGCAGTGGCCTCCTCCTTTAACCCCCGCTGCACACTTATGGGACCCTTTGGCCGCAGTTCTGATTGGAGGTTGGCTCGCCCTGCAGAGTTTTCTCTATCTACTGCCCATAGGGAAG GTTTCTGAAGGACTGGTCCTCAGAGATGGATCCAGACTGAAATATCCTATTAATG GTTTCCATGCTCTGAGCATTACTGCTGTCCTGTTGCTAGTATGTCTTTGGCTGGGAATGCCACTCGGGTATCTGTTTGAGCTGATTTTGCCTCTGGCTGTATGTGCCATTGGTGTGTCCTACCTGCTGTCTATGTACCTGTATATCCGCTCTTTCTGGGCACCTCAACATGCTTTATCACTTGGAGGAAACACAG GAAATCCTCTGTATGACTTCTTCATGGGTCGAGAGCTCAACCCTCGCATTGGAGACTTTGACTTGAAATATTTCTGTGAACTAAGACCTGGTTTAATAGGCTGG GTGGTAATAAACCTGGGGATGTTAATGAAGGAAGTAGAGTTGAGAGGCTCTCCATCTCTTGCCATGCTGCTTGTCAATGGCTTCCAGCTCCTTTATGTGACGGATGCTCTGTGGAATGAA GAGGCTGTGCTTACTACTATGGACATTGTGCATGATGGATTTGGGTTCATGTTGGCATTTGGTGACCTGGCCTGGGTTCCCTTCACATATGGTCTTCAGGCGATGTTTCTGGTTGTGCACCCACAGTCACTTAGTACTCTCGGAGCAGCGGGGATCATTCTTCTAAATG GAATTGGCTATTACATTTTCCGGAAGTCCAACTCTCAGAAAAATCAGTTCAGAAGAGACCCCACACATAAAAGTGTAGCAC ACCTGGAAACTATCGCCACAGCAACAGGAAAGCGTCTGTTGGTATCAGGGTGGTGGGGGTTTGTCAGGCATCCAAATTACCTGGGGGACCTTCTCATGGCTCTGGCGTGGTCCCTACCTTGTG gaatgtcACATATTTTGCCTTATTTCTATGTCATATATTTCACCATTCTGCTCATCCACCGAGAGGCCAGAGATGAGAAGCACTGCAGAGCCAAATACGGACTGGCCTGGGACACGTACTGCAGACGAGTGCCCTACAGAATAAtcccatacatttattaa
- the LOC128021154 gene encoding vacuolar protein sorting-associated protein 51 homolog: MSSDTTPPDSDPKGQRRVHNMLKLYYGLNEEGKVADQAESLDPCDINGLHFDPDVYLNKLRKECSLGELMDHESCMVKQIRSLDSDMQTLVYENYNKFISATDTIRKMKNDFKKMEDEMDCLSANMTAITEFSARISGTLQDQHAQITKLSGVHTLLRKLQFLFELPARLNKCLELQAYAQAVSAHRRARCVLQQYSHMPSFRGIQDDCHVIMEQLAQQLRQKFRDGGSSAKDLSECVELLLQLDEPAEELCDKFLSHAQSRLEVDLQGLEAELKDSAVSDTGRGSVQKTSPGSNPVSPSSSSVNNPFLSPTAGTDILEFIDRGCNEFVSSLCLVIASYQELFINRPQEGEFASKNIPEMANGKLHVFVDTLAARYFSLVERRIQEEKGVSDNSLLVRALDRFHRRLQAISKLLPGSAVPSHGTEIVVRAARERIKQYLSALQTFYHDSLTDVRQALAAPRLAVGGASASGGGASSKDDTPSLPELLASLSNFILNQLKSVLASVHLFTAKDITFSNKPYFKGEFCSQGVREGLVVSFIKFICQSSRQYCESTGDRGGSTPPALLLLLSRLCLDYETSTISYILTLTDEQFLVQHHTPVTPVTALCAEAREAAQKLLNHYVKVQGLIISQMLRKSVETRDWVNTIEPRNVRAVMKRVVEDTTSIDVQVGLLYEEGVRKAHSSDSSKRTFSVYSSSRQQIRYAPSYTPSAPMDTNLLSNIHKLFSERIDIFSPVEFNKVSVLTGIIKISLKTFLECVRLRTFGRYGLQQIQVDCHYLQMYLWRFVSDENLVHFLLDEIVGSAAHRCLDPSPMEQSVIEVICERG, from the exons ATGAGTTCAGATACAACCCCACCGGATTCGGACCCGAAGGGGCAGCGACGGGTTCATAATATGCTGAAGCTCTATTACGGCCTGAATGAGGAAGGAAAAGTCGCAGATCAAGCCGAGTCTCTGGATCCGTGTGATATCAACGGACTGCATTTCGACCcagatgtttatttaaataag TTGAGGAAGGAGTGTTCTCTGGGTGAGCTGATGGATCACGAGAGCTGCATGGTGAAACAGATCAGATCTCTGGACAGTGACATGCAAACCCTGGTTTATGAAAATTACAATAAGTTCATCTCAGCCACAG ACACTATCAGAAAAATGAAGAACGATTTCAAGAAGATGGAAGATGAAATGGACTGTTTGTCTGCGAACATGACTGCCATCACAGAGTTTAGTGCCCGCATTAGTGGGACGTTGCAGGACCAGCATGCACAGATCACTAAGCTATCAG GTGTTCACACTCTCCTCCGTAAGCTCCAGTTCCTGTTTGAGCTGCCAGCAAGACTCAATAAGTGTCTGGAGCTGCAGGCCTATGCCCAGGCAGTGAGCGCCCACCGGAGGGCACGCTGTGTACTGCAGCAGTATAGTCACATGCCCTCTTTCAGGGGCATCCAAGATGACTGCCATGTCATTATGGAGCAGCTCGCTCAACAGCTGCGGCAGAAATTCAG GGATGGGGGTTCAAGTGCTAAAGACCTTTCTGAATGTGTTGAGCTTCTTCTGCAGTTAGACGAACCAGCGGAGGAGCTCTGTGACAAATTCCTCAGCCATGCCCAGTCTAGGTTGGAGGTGGATCTCCAGGGACTGGAGGCGGAGCTTAAAGACTCTGCGGTCTCTGATACTGGTAGAGGCTCGGTCCAAAAAACAAGCCCTGGATCAAATCCCGTATCTCCTTCTAGTTCCTCTGTGAATAATCCGTTCCTCTCTCCTACTGCCGGAACAGACATCCTTGAGTTCATAGATCGCGGGTGTAATGAGTTTGTCAGCAGCCTCTGTTTAGTCATTGCCTCCTATCAAGAATTGTTCATCAACCGTCCACAGGAAGGCGAGTTCGCTTCAAAGAACATCCCAGAGATGGCTAATGGCAAGCTGCATGTGTTTGTGGACACCCTGGCTGCTAGATACTTCTCTCTAGTGGAGAGGAGGATACAGGAAGAGAAGGGAGTGAGTGATAACTCTCTGTTAGTGAGAGCCCTGGATCGATTTCATCGCAGATTACAGGCCATATCCAAACTACTTCCGGGGTCGGCAGTGCCTAGCCACGGAACTGAGATTGTGGTGCGGGCAGCAAGAGAGAGAATCAAACAGTACCTGTCCGCCTTACAAACCTTCTACCATGACAGCCTTACTGATGTAAGACAGGCTTTGGCTGCACCTCGTCTAGCAGTGGGAGGGGCCAGTGCATCAGGAGGCGGGGCTTCAAGTAAAGATGACACACCTAGTCTGCCAGAACTGCTGGCGTCCTTATCAAACTTTATTCTGAATCAGCTAAAGTCTGTATTAGCGTCAGTGCATCTCTTCACAGCAAAGGACATCACATTCTCCAACAAGCCTTATTTCAAG GGTGAGTTTTGCAGTCAAGGTGTGCGTGAGGGTCTGGTGGTAAGCTTTATCAAGTTCATTTGCCAGTCTTCTCGTCAGTACTGTGAGAGCACGGGTGACAGAGGAGGATCCACCCCTCCTGCTCTGCTTCTGTTGCTCTCTCGTCTCTGTCTGGACTATGAGACCTCCACCATCTCctacatcctcacactcacagaTGAACAGTTTCTTGTACAG CACCACACTCCAGTCACTCCAGTTACAGCGCTTTGTGCAGAGGCCAGAGAAGCTGCCCAGAAATTATTGAACCACTATGTGAAG GTTCAGGGATTAATCATCAGTCAGATGTTGAGGAAGAGCGTGGAAACAAGAGACTGGGTGAACACCATTGAACCTAGAAATGTCCGAGCTGTAATGAAGAGGGTAGTGGAAGATACCACCTCTATTGATGTACAG GTGGGACTGCTTTATGAGGAAGGAGTAAGGAAAGCCCACAGCAGTGACTCCAGCAAACGCACCTTCTCTGTGTACAGCAGCTCAAGACAGCAGATCCGCTACGCACCAAGCTATACTCCAAG TGCACCAATGGACACAAACTTGCTCAGTAACATTCACAAGCTATTTTCTGAGAGGATCGATATCTTTAGCCCTGTGGAGTTCAACAAG GTCTCTGTGCTAACTGGCATCATTAAGATAAGTCTGAAGACATTCCTTGAATGTGTTCGTCTCCGTACGTTTGGCAGATATGGACTGCAGCAAATCCAGGTGGACTGCCACTATTTGCAGATGTACCTGTGGCGGTTTGTGTCTGATGAAAACCTAGTGCACTTCCTTTTGGATGAGATTGTGGGTAGTGCTGCCCATCGTTGCCTGGACCCGTCTCCAATGGAGCAAAGTGTCATTGAGGTCATCTGTGAAAGGGGTTAG